The genomic segment AGGCCGGGGGAAGAAGAAGATCCGGCTCTCCTCCAAAGCTTCAGCGTAGGCGGGGAATTTCTCTCCGGCAAAGACCGCCACTTCTCCGATGGGTTCCCCAGCGCCGAAGATGTGCAGAATCTGCTCCTTTCCTTCGGGAGAAAGTTTAAAGATCTTCACCCTTCCCGAGATCACCACATAAAATCCCACCGCCTCATCACCCTGGGAAAAGATCATCTTTCCCCGAGGTATGACCTGATCCACCACGATTATGGCCAGATCTTCGTACTGCTTCCGGGCAAGCCCTTGGAACAGGGGAATGCTGGTAATCTGATCGATTAATTTCATGTTTTTTCCCTTCGCCCAGGAAATATCATTTTCTTTTGACTTAAGTCAAGGCATATCGAAAAAAACCCAATAGAATTAAAATAATAAAGGGGTTCAAGGATTCGAGGGTTCAAGGGGAACAAAATAAGGGTGTCGGGTGCAGGGTAAAAAAATTAGTTTCTTGACTTGAGTCAAGGATTCACCCCCTTTTTTAAGTTATGGTGAAAGAAAGGTTGGTAAAAAAGGATAAAAGCCGGCCTCTGAAATTATATCAACCCAAGAAGAAAGGAGAGAGAAGAAATGGAAAGCTTGAATATGTTCTGTTATCAATGCGAACAAACAGCGAAGGGTGAAGGATGCGCGAAGATGGGGGTATGCGGGAAGGAACCGAAAGTGGCAACCCTCCAGGATCTTCTGCTTTATGCCCTTAAAGGATTGGCGCTCTATGCTCTGGAGGGCCGCAAAGCAGGAGTAAATGACCGGAAGGTGAATGTTTTTACGGTTGAGGCTTTATTTTCCACTTTGACCAATGTGGATTTTGATCCGGAGCGGTTTGTTGAGCTCATTAAGCGCTGTGTGGAAATCAGAGAGGAGCTCAAGAAAAAAGTCCAGGCCGCTGGTGGAAAGGTGAATTTTGAGGATGGGCCGGCCACTTTCAAACCTGCTGGGAATCTGGAAGGGCTGATTGCTCAGGGGGAAAAGGTCGGATTGAAAGCGGATCCGACAATTAACCCGGATATTCTTTCGTTACAGCATACGCTCCTTTTTGGAGTGAAAGGTGTGGCGGCCTACGCCGATCATGCCCAGATTCTGGGTCAGGAGGACGATAAGGTTTATGCCTTCATTCAGGAAGCTCTGGCGGCTACTTTAAGGAAAGATCTGAGTTTGGATGACTGGATCAAGCTGGTGCTCAAGTGCGGGGAAATCAACCTGCGGACAATGGAACTTCTGGACGCGGGCAATACCGGAACCTATGGTCATCCCGTTCCCACCAAGGTTTCCCTTGGAGCCAAGCAAGGGAAAGCCATCCTGGTTTCAGGGCACGACCTCAAAGACCTGGAGGAACTTCTCAAACAGACCCAAGGCAAAGGCATTTATGTATATACTCACGGGGAAATGCTTCCGGCTCATGGCTACCCGGGATTGAAGAAATACTCACATTTTTATGGGCATTACGGGACAGCCTGGCAGAACCAGGCTAAAGAGTTTGCGGAATTCCCCGGCGCCATCCTCATGACTACCAATTGTATCCAGAGGCCCAGGGATTCATTCAAGGAAAATATTTTTTCCAGTGGAGTTGTGGGATGGCCGGGCATTCCCCACCTATCAGACCGGAACTTTGCGGCCGTGATTGAACGGGCTTTAGCCCTACCCGGATTTGCGGCCGAGGTGAACGGCCATTCGGTCATGGTGGGATTCGCCCGGAATGCGGTCCTGGGTGTCGCCGACAAAGTGATCGAAGCGGTAAAGAGCAAGGCGATCCGCCATTTCTTCCTGGTGGCTGGATGCGACGGCGCCAAGCCCGGTCGAAATTATTACACCGAATTCGTGGAAAAAGCACCCAAGGATACCGTCGTGCTGACTTTAGCCTGCGGGAAGTTTCGCTTCTTTGACAAACAACTCGGTGACATCGGCGGTATTCCAAGACTCCTGGATATAGGCCAGTGTAACGATGCTTACTCAGCGATTCAAATTGCCATTGCCCTGTCTAAGGCTTTCAACGTAGGGGTGAATGAGTTGCCTTTGTCTATGATCCTTTCCTGGTACGAACAAAAGGCTGTGGCCATTCTGCTGACCCTCCTGTACCTGGGAATCAAAAGTATTCGCCTCGGTCCCAGCCTTCCGGCTTTTCTTTCGCCCGCCGTGCTGAATACGCTGGTCAAGGCGTTTGACATCAAACCGATCACCACTGCGGATGCGGATTTGAAAGTAATCCTGGGGTAAAAACCTTTTCGCCACAGAGAACACAGAGCGGCATAGCCGCAACCAAAAGAAATCACCCCCTCCCCACCCTCCCCCCTCGAGGGGGAGGGAAAGGGTGGGGGGGATTGCTTAACAAAATTTTCAGAGTTTGAACGTTAGTAGTACAGAGGCCACCGAGATGAAATTAATGTCCAAATCCAAAAATCAAAATAGAAAATGTAA from the Deltaproteobacteria bacterium genome contains:
- the hcp gene encoding hydroxylamine reductase; protein product: MFCYQCEQTAKGEGCAKMGVCGKEPKVATLQDLLLYALKGLALYALEGRKAGVNDRKVNVFTVEALFSTLTNVDFDPERFVELIKRCVEIREELKKKVQAAGGKVNFEDGPATFKPAGNLEGLIAQGEKVGLKADPTINPDILSLQHTLLFGVKGVAAYADHAQILGQEDDKVYAFIQEALAATLRKDLSLDDWIKLVLKCGEINLRTMELLDAGNTGTYGHPVPTKVSLGAKQGKAILVSGHDLKDLEELLKQTQGKGIYVYTHGEMLPAHGYPGLKKYSHFYGHYGTAWQNQAKEFAEFPGAILMTTNCIQRPRDSFKENIFSSGVVGWPGIPHLSDRNFAAVIERALALPGFAAEVNGHSVMVGFARNAVLGVADKVIEAVKSKAIRHFFLVAGCDGAKPGRNYYTEFVEKAPKDTVVLTLACGKFRFFDKQLGDIGGIPRLLDIGQCNDAYSAIQIAIALSKAFNVGVNELPLSMILSWYEQKAVAILLTLLYLGIKSIRLGPSLPAFLSPAVLNTLVKAFDIKPITTADADLKVILG